A genome region from Anopheles stephensi strain Indian chromosome 2, UCI_ANSTEP_V1.0, whole genome shotgun sequence includes the following:
- the LOC118508290 gene encoding cell growth regulator with RING finger domain protein 1-like isoform X1 has translation MSAFSTLAFSAAEITNLLPLTAVIVCIGATIMFLIKAAVILRVQADDVLRPSNVAQQNHNVHVPRLKMTRVHIPFTFRLLDAGNNSFDEVRLAVSSQVKYSLQAFWGVSIRELHVSLWRTWNDLREASNAHIVDSSYCQQLATNVRCCQPHTEHIIALQSPKPPLILGAPPRLAYPLVVFMIRETEPEELLHPDETVILVNVVHLRDPVCPLPTSILAQYLKQASGQLSCLKQLYLATGDPMTSDEAATSNSANGGASTGNGGAGGGTTGTATVPTGTLSLAEPVACAGNNEPLLCSDSAPRDCPVGEQLCVVCHYFPLSRALLPCRHTCICAVCFSKLDRCPMCRATITSYFCIRTEEYLPANTTGELKVNGKPKGTVHWLDALNDRLTDFLGFR, from the exons ATGAGTGCGTTCAGTACGTTAGCGTTTTCCGCAGCAGAAATCACCAACCTGCTTCCGCTGACTGCGGTGATCGTGTGCATCGGCGCGACGATCATGTTCCTGATCAA GGCCGCCGTGATACTTCGAGTGCAGGCCGATGACGTTTTAAGGCCGTCGAACGTAGCGCAGCAGAACCACAACGTGCATGTACCGCGCCTGAAAATGACCCGTGTCCACATACCGTTCACATTTCGGCTGCTCGACGCGGGAAACAACTCGTTTGACG AGGTACGCCTAGCGGTGTCCAGTCAGGTGAAGTACTCGCTGCAAGCGTTCTGGGGCGTATCGATCCGCGAGCTGCATGTGTCACTGTGGCGAACGTGGAACGATCTGCGGGAGGCATCGAATGCGCACATTGTCGATTCCAGCTACTGTCAGCAACTGGCAACTAACGTAAG ATGCTGTCAACCGCATACGGAGCACATCATCGCACTGCAGTCTCCGAAGCCACCGTTGATCCTGGGTGCTCCGCCCCGGCTAGCCTACCCGTTGGTGGTGTTTATGATCCGGGAAACCGAACCAGAGGAGCTGCTTCATCCGGATGAGACG GTAATACTGGTAAACGTCGTTCATCTGCGGGATCCAGTCTGTCCACTGCCGACGTCAATTTTGGCCCAGTACTTGAAACAGGCAAGCGGTCAACTATCATGCTTGAAG CAACTGTATCTAGCGACCGGTGATCCCATGACATCCGATGAAGCAGCCACCTCTAATAGCGCCAACGGTGGAGCATCTACCGGAAACGGTGGAGCTGGTGGTGGCACCACAGGAACAGCCACCGTCCCAACCGGAACGTTGTCGCTCGCGGAACCGGTAGCCTGTGCCGGCAATAATGAGCCGCTGCTCTGTTCGGATTCCGCGCCACGAGATTGTCCCGTGGGCGAGCAGCTGTGCGTTGTGTGCCATTACTTTCCACTTTCACGAGCGCTGCTACCGTGCCGACATACGTGCATCTGCGCAGTTTGTTTCT CCAAACTGGACCGGTGTCCCATGTGTCGGGCGACGATAACGAGCTACTTCTGCATACGAACCGAGGAATATTTGCCGGCCAACACGACGGGTGAGCTGAAGGTCAACGGCAAACCGAAGGGAACCGTTCACTGGCTGGACGCGCTCAACGATCGGCTTACCGATTTTCTCGGCTTTCGGTGA
- the LOC118508290 gene encoding cell growth regulator with RING finger domain protein 1-like isoform X2: MTRVHIPFTFRLLDAGNNSFDEVRLAVSSQVKYSLQAFWGVSIRELHVSLWRTWNDLREASNAHIVDSSYCQQLATNVRCCQPHTEHIIALQSPKPPLILGAPPRLAYPLVVFMIRETEPEELLHPDETVILVNVVHLRDPVCPLPTSILAQYLKQASGQLSCLKQLYLATGDPMTSDEAATSNSANGGASTGNGGAGGGTTGTATVPTGTLSLAEPVACAGNNEPLLCSDSAPRDCPVGEQLCVVCHYFPLSRALLPCRHTCICAVCFSKLDRCPMCRATITSYFCIRTEEYLPANTTGELKVNGKPKGTVHWLDALNDRLTDFLGFR; encoded by the exons ATGACCCGTGTCCACATACCGTTCACATTTCGGCTGCTCGACGCGGGAAACAACTCGTTTGACG AGGTACGCCTAGCGGTGTCCAGTCAGGTGAAGTACTCGCTGCAAGCGTTCTGGGGCGTATCGATCCGCGAGCTGCATGTGTCACTGTGGCGAACGTGGAACGATCTGCGGGAGGCATCGAATGCGCACATTGTCGATTCCAGCTACTGTCAGCAACTGGCAACTAACGTAAG ATGCTGTCAACCGCATACGGAGCACATCATCGCACTGCAGTCTCCGAAGCCACCGTTGATCCTGGGTGCTCCGCCCCGGCTAGCCTACCCGTTGGTGGTGTTTATGATCCGGGAAACCGAACCAGAGGAGCTGCTTCATCCGGATGAGACG GTAATACTGGTAAACGTCGTTCATCTGCGGGATCCAGTCTGTCCACTGCCGACGTCAATTTTGGCCCAGTACTTGAAACAGGCAAGCGGTCAACTATCATGCTTGAAG CAACTGTATCTAGCGACCGGTGATCCCATGACATCCGATGAAGCAGCCACCTCTAATAGCGCCAACGGTGGAGCATCTACCGGAAACGGTGGAGCTGGTGGTGGCACCACAGGAACAGCCACCGTCCCAACCGGAACGTTGTCGCTCGCGGAACCGGTAGCCTGTGCCGGCAATAATGAGCCGCTGCTCTGTTCGGATTCCGCGCCACGAGATTGTCCCGTGGGCGAGCAGCTGTGCGTTGTGTGCCATTACTTTCCACTTTCACGAGCGCTGCTACCGTGCCGACATACGTGCATCTGCGCAGTTTGTTTCT CCAAACTGGACCGGTGTCCCATGTGTCGGGCGACGATAACGAGCTACTTCTGCATACGAACCGAGGAATATTTGCCGGCCAACACGACGGGTGAGCTGAAGGTCAACGGCAAACCGAAGGGAACCGTTCACTGGCTGGACGCGCTCAACGATCGGCTTACCGATTTTCTCGGCTTTCGGTGA
- the LOC118508289 gene encoding helicase SKI2W, with translation MSFDPAWLSEPPPIIEDTEDLLRAFILEPKIPIHEPKPYFEPRHPSIDQLYDVPHAPIITRIVPDRCPETGKVLDFVETLVQNAGSTAKNSMSLQREPTESLDSARGSASYFPFWPGGFDEPETMLADLVPSPMFEPGALKSCPPGFATGVEFEASGSVAERSEGIGDGGVIDLLSAIAHEDGFDLLSDATTQREKNATPHEERKLPADIDEESLLSVESKQTADGQVLQISSVSNNATQSAEWAEMIDISKPVDDFYVKIPAMAHRFPFELDIFQKQAILKLEEHNHVFVAAHTSAGKTVVAEYAIALSKKHMTKTIYTSPIKALSNQKYRDFKTTFQDVGLITGDIQIDPTASCLIMTTEILRSMLYCGSDITRDLEYVIFDEVHYITDSDRGHVWEEVLILLPDHVCIVMLSATVPNTIEFANWVGKTKKKRVWVVSTAKRPVPLEHYLYTGFGGKSKDDSFLIVNEHSQFLAQGYHRAKESCEARQAKNATRRTGGPYSQRQEQTLWVGLIDHLQKKEKLPVVAFTLSRNRCDNNAEALMSCDLTTAREKYAITSFFQQCLQRLIPPDRALPQVVQMQACLERGIGIHHSGILPILKEIVEMLFARGLVKILFATETFAMGVNMPARTVIFDSTRKFDGQAVRPLQPSEYTQMAGRAGRRGLDKTGTVIILCKQHLPTDGELKTMILGKPIRLESQFRLTYAMMLYLLRVELVSVENMMLHSFREFGKRQQMPQSKLELSKMQEKMSSLTKLSDNLKPLCEFYEAAHEYIDLWRELMPKQLCQPKAINELKVGRVVVVTDGHHYNKLGVLLSVSLQSHKDMKLVVLVLDHGQTQPKPDPPHPEPLDRGTLWHQMLSLAYPYQTFLPEGVGGHCVLTLGPANLIEVTKHTIKCDASNIIRSWENRLIPRFRDAPPSQATVEAVASLAELNAKVIEAGSVTGTLECVRFQRDLTNLELSEQLKIAQDRLSRWVPYTNIADFEHEFALVFDWKQLERKLDELKYQASYESMSLYPDYQRKLQVLQELKYIDEMQQVAMKGRVACEMGQNELMITELVMRNILTDLQPAEIAALLSSLVFQAKTDVQPKLTETLQKAEAQFREVENDIRLVERQYGVTDVCKKEELNFGLTEVVYEWARNKPFAEIMVLTDIKEGIIVRCIQQLNETLCNVKDAARIIGDPVLHSKMEEASNAIKRDIVFAASLYTSSTPIVIGEV, from the exons atgAGTTTCGAT CCGGCCTGGCTGTCGGAACCTCCCCCCATCATCGAGGACACGGAAGATCTGCTGCGTGCGTTCATTCTCGAACCGAAAATCCCGATACACGAGCCGAAACCGTACTTTGAACCACGTCACCCATCCATCGACCAATTGTACGATGTGCCGCACGCACCCATCATTACGCGCATCGTGCCCGACCGGTGTCCGGAAACCGGAAAGGTGTTGGATTTCGTCGAAACGCTGGTCCAGAATGCGGGATCGACGGCCAAAAATTCCATGTCATTACAGCGCGAACCGACCGAATCGCTGGATTCGGCCCGCGGCTCTGCCTCGTACTTTCCCTTCTGGCCCGGCGGATTCGATGAACCGGAAACGATGCTCGCGGACTTGGTGCCGAGCCCGATGTTTGAACCTGGCGCTCTGAAATCGTGTCCACCGGGGTTTGCAACCGGTGTAGAGTTTGAAGCGAGTGGCAGCGTGGCAGAACGGAGCGAAGGTATCGGTGACGGAGGGGTGATCGATCTGCTGTCAGCGATCGCGCACGAGGATGGTTTCGATCTGCTGTCGGACGCGACGACACAACGCGAAAAGAATGCAACACCGCACGAGGAACGCAAGCTTCCGGCCGATATCGATGAGGAAAGTTTGCTGAGCGtcgaaagcaagcaaacagcCGACGGGCAGGTGCTGCAAATTTCCAGCGTTAGCAACAACGCAACCCAGTCGGCCGAATGGGCCGAAATGATCGACATTTCCAAACCGGTGGATGATTTTTACGTCAAAATCCCGgcgatggcgcacaggtttcCGTTCGAGCTGGACATCTTCCAGAAGCAGGCGATCCTAAAGCTGGAGGAGCACAATCACGTGTTTGTGGCGGCACACACGTCCGCGGGTAAAACGGTGGTGGCCGAGTACGCGATAGCACTGTCCAAGAAGCACATGACGAAAACGATCTACACGTCACCCATTAAGGCACTCTCCAATCAGAAGTACCGCGACTTTAAGACCACCTTCCAGGACGTGGGGCTGATAACCGGGGACATACAGATCGATCCGACCGCGTCCTGTCTCATCATGACGACGGAAATTCTGCGCTCGATGCTGTACTGTGGCAGCGATATTACGCGCGACCTCGAGTACGTCATCTTCGACGAGGTGCACTACATCACCGACTCAGACCGGGGGCACGTGTGGGAGGAGGTGCTCATCCTGCTGCCCGACCACGTGTGCATCGTGATGCTGAGCGCCACCGTACCGAACACGATAGAGTTTGCGAACTGGGTGGgcaaaacgaagaagaagcgcGTGTGGGTCGTAAGCACCGCCAAGCGACCGGTTCCACTCGAGCACTACCTGTACACGGGATTCGGTGGCAAATCGAAGGACGATTCGTTCCTGATCGTGAACGAGCACAGCCAGTTCCTGGCGCAGGGTTACCACCGGGCAAAGGAAAGCTGTGAAGCGAGGCAGGCGAAAAACGCAACCCGCCGAACGGGCGGCCCTTATAGCCAGCGCCAGGAGCAAACGCTCTGGGTCGGTTTGATCGATCATCTGCAAAAGAAGGAGAAGCTGCCGGTGGTGGCGTTCACGCTGTCCCGCAACCGGTGCGACAACAATGCGGAAGCGCTCATGTCCTGCGATCTGACGACGGCACGGGAAAAGTACGCCATCACCTCCTTCTTCCAGCAGTGCCTGCAGCGGCTCATCCCGCCCGACCGTGCACTGCCGCAGGTGGTGCAGATGCAGGCCTGTCTCGAGCGCGGCATCGGCATTCACCACAGCGGCATCCTGCCCATCCTGAAGGAGATCGTTGAGATGCTGTTTGCGCGCGGGCTCGTAAAGATTCTGTTTGCCACGGAAACGTTCGCGATGGGCGTGAACATGCCCGCCCGGACGGTTATCTTCGACAGTACGCGCAAGTTCGACGGGCAGGCGGTCCGTCCACTGCAACCGTCCGAATACACCCAGATGGCGGGTCGGGCTGGACGGCGCGGGCTCGACAAGACCGGTACGGTCATTATCCTCTGCAAGCAGCATCTGCCCACCGACGGGGAGCTGAAAACGATGATACTGGGCAAACCGATACGGCTCGAATCCCAGTTCCGGCTGACGTACGCGATGATGCTGTACCTGTTGCGCGTCGAGCTGGTGTCGGTGGAGAACATGATGCTGCACAGCTTTCGGGAGTTTGGAAAGCGGCAGCAGATGCCCCAGAGCAAGCTGGAGCTGAGCAAGATGCAGGAGAAGATGTCCTCGCTCACCAAGCTCAGCGACAATCTGAAACCTTTATGCGAGTTTTACGAAGCAGCGCACGAGTACATTGACCTTTGGCGCGAGCTCATG CCCAAGCAACTGTGCCAACCGAAAGCAATCAACGAGCTGAAGGTAGGGCGCGTGGTGGTAGTGACGGACGGCCATCACTACAACAAGCTCGGAGTGTTGCTCTCCGTATCGCTACAATCCCACAAGGACATGAAGCTGGTCGTGCTGGTGCTAGACCACGGACAGACCCAGCCAAAGCCGGACCCGCCCCACCCGGAACCGCTCGACCGGGGAACGCTCTGGCACCAGATGCTCTCGCTAGCGTACCCGTACCAAACGTTCCTGCCCGAAGGGGTCGGTGGACACTGTGTGCTTACCCTCGGCCCAGCGAACCTGATCGAGGTGACCAAGCACACGATCAAGTGCGATGCAAGCAACATCATCCGCAGCTGGGAAAACCGTCTCATTCCACGATTCCGCGATGCACCACCGTCGCAAGCCACCGTCGAAGCGGTCGCAAGTTTGGCCGAACTGAATGCGAAGGTAATCGAAGCCGGTTCCGTGACCGGTACGCTCGAGTGTGTGCGATTCCAGCGTGATCTTACGAACCTGGAGCTGTCGGAGCAGCTGAAGATCGCCCAGGACCGGTTGAGTCGCTGGGTGCCGTACACAAACATTGCCGACTTTGAGCATGAGTTTGCGCTCGTGTTTGATTGGAAGCAGCTGGAGCGAAAGTTGGACGAGCTGAAGTATCAGGCGTCGTACGAGAGTATGTCCCTGTATCCGGACTACCAGCGAAAGCTGCAGGTGCTCCAGGAGCTGAAGTACATCGACGAGATGCAGCAAG TGGCCATGAAGGGACGAGTTGCGTGCGAGATGGGCCAGAACGAGCTGATGATTACGGAGCTGGTGATGCGTAACATACTGACCGATCTGCAGCCGGCCGAAATTGCTGCCCTGCTGTCGAGCTTGGTGtttcaagcaaaaacggaCGTACAGCCAAAGCTGACTGAAACACTACAGAAG GCCGAAGCACAGTTCCGCGAGGTTGAGAACGACATCCGGCTGGTCGAGCGGCAGTACGGTGTGACGGATGTGTGCAAAAAGGAGGAGCTCAACTTTGGCCTCACCGAGGTGGTGTACGAGTGGGCCCGCAACAAACCGTTCGCCGAGATAATGGTGCTGACGGACATTAAGGAAGGCATCATCGTGCGCTGCATCCAGCAGCTAAACGAAACGCTGTGCAACGTGAAGGACGCGGCCCGGATCATTGGCGACCCGGTGCTGCACAGCAAGATGGAGGAAGCGTCGAATGCGATCAAGCGCGACATCGTGTTTGCGGCCAGTTTGTACACCTCGAGCACACCGATCGTCATCGGGGAGGTGTAA
- the LOC118508291 gene encoding protein SEC13 homolog, with translation MVSVLNTIDTGHEDMIHCADVDYYGLRLATCSSDNSVKIFDIKNGAQTLAADLKGHGGPVWQVAWGHPRYGNVLASCSYDRKVIVWKEAGPGDWTKWYEYSNHDSSVNSVAWAPAEYGLVLACGSSDGSISILTANVEAGTWDCKKIPNAHTIGCNTVSWCPATVPEPAFDQRPSKTNLAVKRLVSGGCDNAVKIWKEDGDRWEEEKRLELHSDWVRDVAWAPSVGMPRHQIASCSQDRRVVIWTSDDLVSWQPAVLHNFDDVVWNVSWSLTGNILGVSGGDNKVSLWKETGDSQWICISEDTNSASGGAAAQNSFIPEQRTL, from the coding sequence ATGGTGTCCGTGCTCAATACGATCGATACCGGCCACGAGGACATGATCCACTGTGCCGATGTGGACTACTACGGGCTCCGGTTGGCGACCTGTTCGTCGGACAATTCGGTCAAAATTTTCGACATCAAGAACGGCGCCCAAACGCTGGCGGCCGACCTGAAGGGTCACGGTGGTCCGGTGTGGCAGGTTGCCTGGGGCCATCCACGGTACGGCAATGTGCTAGCGTCCTGCTCGTACGATCGTAAGGTGATCGTGTGGAAGGAGGCCGGTCCGGGCGATTGGACCAAGTGGTACGAGTACAGCAACCATGACTCGTCCGTCAACTCCGTTGCCTGGGCACCGGCCGAGTATGGGCTGGTGCTGGCGTGCGGTAGCTCGGACGGTTCGATCTCCATACTGACCGCGAACGTGGAGGCCGGCACGTGGGACTGTAAGAAAATCCCGAACGCCCACACGATCGGCTGCAACACGGTGAGCTGGTGTCCGGCCACCGTGCCCGAGCCGGCGTTCGATCAGCGCCCGAGCAAAACGAACCTCGCGGTCAAGCGGCTGGTGTCGGGCGGGTGCGACAATGCGGTGAAAATTTGGAAGGAGGACGGCGACCGCTGGGAGGAGGAAAAGCGGCTCGAACTACACTCCGACTGGGTGCGGGATGTGGCGTGGGCCCCGAGCGTCGGTATGCCGCGGCATCAGATTGCCAGCTGCTCGCAGGACCGGCGCGTAGTGATCTGGACGAGTGACGATCTGGTCAGCTGGCAGCCGGCCGTGCTGCACAACTTCGACGACGTCGTGTGGAACGTGAGCTGGTCGCTGACGGGCAACATTCTGGGCGTTTCGGGCGGCGACAATAAGGTGAGCCTGTGGAAGGAAACGGGCGACAGCCAGTGGATCTGCATCAGCGAGGACACGAACAGCGCGTCCGGCGGGGCGGCGGCACAGAACAGCTTCATACCGGAGCAGCGGACACTGTAG